The region ACAAATTACAGGTAAggttattcatattttcattataggtcaagttatttatattttaaaccaCTTATGTTGATcgaatgtgaaaacaaaaaaacagaaacattcaaGACTACGATACTCTAACAGGTGACGTATTTTGTTGGATGCAAGGTGGCAAATCAGAATAAAACACCTTGGTCACGTTTATAACAATATGTTCATATAGCCTACAGAATTATCCTTTAATATACGAGTGCGCACATAccaaaccacacaaacacacacacacacacaggaaactgGGGAAGACTAATTGATGTCAAAAGTTAATGTATTTCTTCAACTGTTGGGCCTGATCACCACTTGATCGCAAAATACAaatcacaaatcacacacactcacacacacgcatgcgcgcgcgcgcgcgcacgcacacacacgcacatctaaATAACAAGTACCAGGCTCGCCATAACTTTTTAATGTACCGACAAAGTCCTTCAAACTGCTTCGCAATCGCAAGATAAAAAGTCGACAGCCTACATACCTTCATAATGACTTTATGAGCGATCTCTTTTTTCCTTCGTTTCGTTGAGACAGACAGGCCCATACACCTCAACCCAAGGAACGCACCTTAACTATAAACTTAAAGAGCGCCAATTCTTTACGTGTTGTTCAAGACCCAAGTACAACGTAATGCAAGTTGTAAGTGACCACAGATAGCCTAAGTTCCTGGCAGCTTATGAGAAATAGACAGCGAGAAGGAATCTGGCACTGATCTAAAACCAATGTTACACAGCCTGCAACCCATATGAGAGCTAATAAAAACGggggaaaagaaagacagaaggaTAGAACAAAAGTGCATATTAATATTGAAGTTTgaactaaatattttttaaaaaaatatttacgtTCAGAGAATGCCCATGCATTTACTATTTTTATTGCCTGTCATTAGCATAGTCGCTCTGTCTAGACTTGAAAACAACACCCTGTTTGCTCACAAACAAACAGCGCCCCAGGACTAACTCAAACTAGAGGAAACCCACCCTTTCCCTATTTACTATGCACGAGCTACTGTGATGTCAAGGTCAAAGTGACTACATAGTCACGGTCAAGGGTAACCAAGGAGTGACGTCAGAACACCATAGATGTCTGCATTGTCACATTACCTTGTAATCGCAAAACTAGCTTCCATGGATTTTCAAAGTTCAATGGAAGCATAAAGCACATACGCCTAAGTGAGCCTTAATCGTCGCCGGACCACTGTGAGCATTTCGTACTTCAAGCAGCGTTACACCACTCTTCATTACTGGTTTACTTGTTCTATTTATGCTGTCATTACGACGGATAAACACAATGAAGTCTTTTAAGATGTTGCTTATGTCAAAATTAATCATAGCAGGCCAACACGATGTCTGATGATGAAATTGAACGGGTatccaggcaaaaaaaaactgtctaaaaAACTGTCTATAATGTACAACTATTCCTGGCACAGAATCAGTTATGTTTTCAGAACCTTAATGGTTTGCTTCACTTCACCATGGTAGTGCATTTGTATATAACCACGGGCTGCGAAAAAGTCATTAAACTAAGTTTTTAACTCTTAGTCTTTTGGGTCAAATAATAGCACTAAAGCAATCGTAACACATGCAAACGCCACTACATACTTGCGGATCACTGTGAGGTTACATAACAAGGTCACCTTTAACTTTCAATCTGAATATGATTCAACCTCATTCTTTTTCTGAATTATATGACCTGAATGAATGGATTCGGTTTGCCATTCTAATAGCCAAATTAGACCTGGTGTTCGTACACTTGACTGTGAACtatttgaataatattttatgtatttcgtataaatgaaaatgtactatTCATACAACTTATTGCATATAGTTTGGTAATCACTAGTATTTTAATCACTAAATTTGGCACCCGAGTTACCAGGAAATTGCACAATTGGTAGGGGAAATATTATTCAATGTCTCAACGATTACTTAGACAAAAGTATATGTGCAACACACACTACACCAATTTTGGACATGGGAACGGGAGTGACAGTTATTtgagtaaaataaaatcatgaattTATTCGTATGCTTGCTTAGCGCATGCATCCATcgtttattttcactgaaaaaaaaaaaaacatttaaaacttcGGTAATTTGGGAAGACACAAATCCGGTGTTTAAAACAAATCGGTGCTATTAATGTAGAAGTGGACACAATTAcgtaaaatacatacaaaataagGCGTGCCGTTACTTTTATTGGTTGAAGAGCTGTTCATGATAGTTGTGTACCTTTCTAATTCAAGTTAAAAGTTTGCGTCTTGGATTGAATTTGCGGATATCCTGAAAAACAAGCCAGGCAACACAATACTGACTTTTAATAATTGAAAGCTGTAGTTGTTTAGttaatcattttcatgtttgCGCCCGCTTATATCTGATAAAACATGCCACCGTtcatttaccaaaaaaagatttaaataaataaaaaaataaaaagcatccagtatttatttattaggggatattatatatttatgttgaGATACAATTTCCAAAATAGATGCTGTAACGCAGCACAATACTGAAATTATCTTCTCCTACTACGAAAGAGTACCATTCAAAGAGAACAAACGCGCGGGCTTAAATATTACAATGCATATCAGAGTTCCAAGCTAATGACTAATTATTGGACATCTGGATTCATTGCTGTGCGTATGTAACACCTACTTTATTGAATGTAGTCTGATACgtattatttatatgtatttgtatCAGTACATGAACATATGGaaacacacattacaaattCAGTTTGAACTCAATTCAAATACATTGTCAGCGCGTAAATTACCTTTGATTCATTCCCACCAACGCCCACGTATTCTGCCGTAAGAACTCGCCATGCCGCCTGCAATTCACTTTAGAAAtcagtttaataaaatattataacatCAATTCTTTCCTCGTCTTCTACTCACTGAAGTACGTGATGCCAAGCTAAAATCAAGCACACACTATATCCTTGGATATAAGCCGACTCACGAAAtggataacttttttttttttttaaaccgtggATTATTGCGTTACTGCTTTGATTTATGTCAGTGGGAAAAAGCATAATGTATTAAGACTCCCTTAACAAACGCAAGTGATGAACAATGCATTTCACAacgtatatgtatatttattgaaGTGAAGAACAGCatgtattatattcatatttagttCGTTTTGAAACCAGTTGTGAGATGCAGTTGACAAAATTACGGGATACAAGGTTTCGtttatcatctctctctctctcacacacacacacacacacacttcccgcATCCACTTGAAATTTACCTTCAGGTACTAGTCTATGTGCTTTGAAAATTTGTTAGAATagtttttaatctgtttttccCCATTTAGGCCCTATATCCATTCACGTTAGTTAATCCATAAACAGTAGGCAACTCTACAAAATAATTTCGAAATACCACTTCACGTACTTAAGCAGATCACAAAAGTGAACATATATTGGTCTCTGTATTTCTTATGTACcccacactacacacagactGCATTTATTGGAGCGCTATGCTTCTGTTAGCATATGCCCGCTGTACAGGTCATACTAGTATAGCACGTACTAGTTACGAAACGCCCAACATAATTGTAATACACATTTGGCAAGAAAATTACATCTTTCAGAACttaatctgaaaaataaaagttgttgAAATTGTGCATAATTCAGTCATATGTACTATATGCCTTTCTGGTGAGATATGCCATTATGGAGTGGTCAGCTCCTCTCCTTGTAATACTTTAAAAGTCTGACGAACtgggaagaaaacaaacaaatttcaaTATCTGACAGTTACAAACATGTGCGCGTATAAATTAGCCAATTAGAGAGGCACAGGGCCTTGGTCCACTATGTTTCTAAAATTCAATGTTAAATTATCTGTAATTTCTCgaacagtgtttttgttttcctttttgtcgTAATAGCATACTAAACAAAGTAATAAAAGGCCATAACACCACAAAATGACAGACAGAATCCAAAACCTCTGCTGGGTGATTTTTACCCGAATACTGACTTTACAAGACAAGTTTTGAGCAAATGCAACatggctttttcattttttgatttcaTCCTTGAGTAGAAGGCTCGCGCGTTCGTGAACTTGTAAAAACAATTAAGTTCACGTCAGAATAATTACCCGTTCATTTACTTAAGATGAACCTAAACATATCTGTGCTTTGATTGACTTTACCCTGGTCCGAAACTTCTCGTCAGCTCTATTATATAAATGAAAGGTGTGATACTTTCTTGGAAATTGACCTGTAAGATAACTGCGCTTCATGCACAACATTTTTTAGTTTCAGCACCCGCAAGTCATAATTCCCATAAAATGAATAGTCATTTATAACATTAATCTGGAATCAAGGAATGGATTGCACTGTGTTTGGACTGAATCTATGCATAAGTCCCGGCATATAAATCTCTTATCGCTCAAATATTTTCCACGTTAGGGAGGGTCGTCTTTAGAGGGATGTTGTCCCAATATCCCTAATCTGTATAAGCTGCTTCTTTTGTGTATCTTATATCACAAGTCCCAATTAAACACGGGCACAAATGCGTGCATAGGAGTCAAAATTCAGTTTTCAGTCAAAGAATTCTCTTTCCAAAAATGCGCAGTTTGTTTGCATATGGGTACAATACGTATcaagtaaaaacatttcttctgtGACTTGGAGGAACATCACAGAAACCTCACAGCGTAATCGGTCCCTGAATTAAATGATAATCGCTGGTAACGGATCAAAGAAAAGACGAGGGTGCTTACTATTTGACTTATAAAAAGGCGGTTTATGCTCCGTTCGGCCCAAACATGTGGGGTTATGAACAACAATTAAGTAAGTATCCACCTAATTGGTCGCAAGATAGCGGGTGCACCGACGTACCCACTGcatttacagtaatataataCTGTCTGATCAGAATGTTTCAGCGCAACATTGAGCGCGTATGTGACttggaaaataaacagcagcatACAGTTGAGGTGTtttggtagagagagagagggagagggagagagagagagggggggtagagagagagagagagaaagagagagagagagcacatgaCAGTCATAGGTTATGGCAAAGGACAGTCATCTTCCATCATATAAATGGTAACCCCTAAGTAACTAACAAGGGAGGTTtttccatttatcatttatttatgaaacacGTTTCCATTGAGTACATTTGAATCAACCACATCACAGTTCACAACCTGCACAAAGGAAAGGGGCCAAATGCTTACAAGGCGAATGCACAGCTCAAATGCATTAAGACCTACATTAActttacaaacaaaataaggAGAGGGAAGATTGTGCATTAATATGTAATACTTAACTTTCTTAAACTGATTACAATCATTCCAGTTGCATGGAGGACACATATCCTTCACTGACCAAAGAACAAAATATCAACctcataaaacattccaatttACAACTCCTGTCATACGAGAgaatattcattaaataataaatgtactgtacattttaacattagCAGCCTTGCTTATATCCTAAGCACCAAAAGGAGTAAGCCGTATATCAAACAAATGAGAGTTTTCGGAGTTTTCATGTCCCTCGTTCCAATATGGTTGATCACGATttttgtttgggacaaaaataaatcaataaaccaGAAACCATTCAGAGTCCATTTTGTAAGCGTATCTGAATCATGTAATGTAGTTCACACATTTCTCGTTTAGAGCTGTGGATTCATCCTCTAAGTAGTGTAGCTATATTGCTTACGGTCCTTACTTTTTCAGAGGCTAAGATCAAAAGAACAGAATCTAAGGACGTTGGTATTCGGAAACGTGAGTAAGGACGAAGAGAGGAGAAAGATTTTGTTTGTCAACTAATGGCGGGCAAGAAAAAAGCATATTCCACAAATCTGTTGTGAAACAGGGACCAAACTCACGAGAATATTCGCAATCATAAAACATGAGACAAGTACTAACGGAGTTCAGTGTGTCTTaaagatttgtattttttccccccaaagccAAGGTGGTGGATGTAGAGTGGAGGTtaaattttcagaaaaatcaaAACCAGGATGGAAAGGTGTTCAGGTGTCTCTATACAATCGGCCACCACCAGAAACGACTTCTAATGAGATACATGATTCTGACTTCTTGATCGGGGGGATGTGAGGGGAGGAGCACACCGGAAATACATCAAGTAGTATGCATATGCGCATTACTCTTAGATTTGCAGACAAATTTCTTCTCTTTGACCCGACGGTTTTGGAACCAGATTGTAACCTGGCGCTCGGAGAGGTTAGTTGTTGCCGAGATGCGCCGTCTCTTGTCTTTGGTGATGAACTTGCTGGCTGCGTATTCTTTCTCCAGCTCCTTAAGTTGGAGCTTGGTGTACGGAACCCGTTTCTTGCGACCTCGACGGTAACTGTTGACTTCAGGTTGCAACGGAACCACATCTGTGACAGAAGAATACATGTGACAGTGAACGCTTTGGCCCAGAAAATGCAGATGACCATAATAATCACGTCAACATCAATAGTAGTGTAATGCTGGGCCTACAAACATAAAACAGTCTAAACCTAaattaaatatagaaaataGCCAAGAATCGAATCGACGTGTTGTTCATAAAAGTTCTGTAATACCACATTCCATGTTATTGCTTATTAGGAAACCTTTCGAACTCCGCCGGTCAGTTGCAGCTCGAACTGTTACTGTCTCTTCAACATCATATTCGCACGAGTCCGCGACTGCGTGTTTGCAATGAATTCAAGCTGCGTTCATTGGTCGGTCATTATTGACCTACAGGCTCTTCGTGTAGGATTTGGGAGGTAAACTTCATAATCCTGGTAACTGTCCAGGGCTGAAAATACACTACTCCTGTAGTAGTCATTATGGTTTTGAATGGTTAAACGGATAGCCTATCATAAGCCAGAGGCCTtgtgaatataaataatattaggAATAGGCCTACAGTACGCATCATTTTATCGTAAAACGAACAAAAAACTAACTATACTAGCAGTAAAGACAAacctttcacatttttgtttctcgGAATATGCTTTCAAAGGTAGATGTGCGAAATGTAATACTGCCCGACATTCCTGCGACCCAAAAGAAGACGTTGGGTAAAGCCCAAGAGACATTTTTTCCTCGAAGTAAACTTGACACTTCTGACATTGCCTACGTTACTAAATGTTTCTGCTTGCTGGACAGCGAATCGGCCCCAAATGCtataggtttttgttttataggAGGATTCCATAACCGGTAACGCACAGTCTCGTCAACACATGCCAGCACAAGGCATACCATTCTGAATGCTTGTCTATGCCATTAAAAGCATATTGTATTCAAGTCAATGCTATAAGTGAACCAGACGTCCTAACCAATGTTAACCGGCTTGTTCCATTGGTCTTTGTAAGTGATTAAAAGGACAAGACGCAAACAATTCTGATCTCGTCCTCCACAACTACAAAAAGTATAACAGTCAAAACCCTAGGAGAAATCTCAGAACTGCCGTTCTGGTGTTCTGCAATATAAGTTTAATTTCAGAACACGAAATATGCTATTCCCACTCGCGTGATATAATTATTCACAGTAATCAAGCAACTGGGCGGACGTCAATGGGTTAGTGATTTTTAAGGCGCATTTTTGCTCTTATAAACGCTTGGTCAATCTACGTCACACTATTCGTCGCAAATATCCAATATACCATAGGAGGCTTGGGTTTCAATCTGACGACGCAACATAACAGTAGCGGGTAATATACGGCTACCAAAGACGTAAACAGTCTCTACTGCGACAGAACATTACACTGAGAGGGTACGTATTCTAATAGACAGTCAGGCGAAATGAGGTATACAGACAGAGTCGGACACGGGTGGTTGAGTAGGCAGGGTCAGGAGTAATTTGTTTAAGTCCAAATTCAATACAGTCCATGACACCCATGGTAAACAAACCTTGCATAACAGCCATACTCAATTGCTAAATTTGACTGTGAAAGGTATCCTGAAATGCCCAGAAATAGCCCAGGAAACCAAAAGTGCTCAAAAGTGTTAATTTGTATCAAAATGTGTTACCGAGGCCGAATTAAAGAAGATGGAGATACGAAACAGTTATGTAAAGGTTATGGCGAAAGATCTCGGCTGCTGATGACAAAGACAGGCATCCATGATTTATTGCCTCGGAGTCTGTGCAAATAGTACCCGCTATTTCATCGGGGAAAGCAGCGGTATGCTGCTAAATCCAGTTCCAATGTGCGTGTAGCACTGTAAACCACCAGGACCACCAGGACTTAACCCTTAATTCGTTCTAAAACATTTGAAGTATTGAATTAGAATACGGCTATGGGcaacatctccccccccccccctattttttTGGAACGGGACACAAACTATCGCCTTGCAGACTTCATATCCAAACATCTCTCAGCTTTTGTTCTGCCAGTGgcgttcatttatttttggagctGTGCCAGGAATTCGTCCTGAAGTTATTTTGAAAGGCACTGCTATTAATGCCACCTCCGATCGCCAATGAAAAAGGCTTGTTCACTTCCGTGTTTTCGGTCGCAAACCTCAAGGTAAATCAAATAGGCTACCCAATTTGCTGGGTTTTTTCGTTAACCTTCTCATTTACCTCCTGCCTTATGGGCACATTTGCGATTGGGTTTTTCCACATTATTCCACATGACAAAATAAAGGAAGAGTCAGTGGGCAGTGAATAAGCAAAAAGCAATAAGCTACCATTTGAAAAGGTACAACAGTACATTGTATTTTAGGTTACCTTCAAGATACAATGCACCTCCATATAAATTCGTCATCCTAGATGCATGAGCTTAACAAAATTGGATTTTAACTCGTATTTACaccacgcacgcgcgcacacacacacagatggcaCGAATTTCCTTGTGAGTATTAGAGATTAAATGGCTTCCCACTGacatattaataatgaaatatatgaataatggTTAATTGATAATGATACTTTGTTattataatgacaataatgaCATATCATTCACCAACAGGCTTATTGTACCTACCTGGGAATGGCGACTTCCAGAGATGAGCGGACTGTGTTTGATCCTTGGAACAGTACACCTGCCCATCCCAGCCATTTGAAAGAGCCCAGTGCTGGTAGCCTTCCACGGGAATCAATGTCTCGTGCCGCGGTTCCGGATGTGCACTAATACTAGGTACCACGGACACGTCTAAATAACCTGGGACAGTCTGGTAGGAGCTGGCGAAACTGGGGTAAAAGGCGAACTCTTTGGCCCTGCTGGACAGTTCTTCCGTGGGCAGCGTGTTGCTAGGCTCCGTGTATTTCTCTGACGGGTGATAAGAACACGGCTTCTGCTGCAAGTTCATGTTGTGTGAGTGGGACAACCTGCACCCATAATAGGGGCTTCCAAACGGGTAACCGTATCCCAGAGTTGCACTAGATGAAGTCTGGGGAGCGGGACACTGTCGACCGGCGTCTGGAGAAGATATATCCGAGTACACGGAGCCCTGGTGTGTCGTTATGCTGCCTGAATGTCGTCCCAGCGCCGGGTGAGAGATGAGATCCCTGCAGTGGCTAGCGGGGCAGTTCCCGCTTAGTCCGTCCATGGCTTGGTTTTTATTTGGATTGTTTTCATTCGGGCTTTTTTCATACACGTACATCAAGGTGTCCGCCCAGCGTGGATGCAGGACCAGCGAAGTCGTCATATCATGGGCTGTCGATGCTTTTTAAAAGTCGCCTACTCCAAGAGACACCTCATTTCGAAGCACATTTTTTACGCGAGCGCATGCGCACCCAAGACCCCTAGTGTCGAATTCATCATTAGAATCCAGGCTATGGGTCACGTGATATGATAACGAGGCTGAAGCGAAGATgatggggcgaggggggggcaaATCCCTTTAAACAGATTCGCCGACCGCTTCttggttgtttttttgaagACTATCTGGCCATCT is a window of Anguilla anguilla isolate fAngAng1 chromosome 13, fAngAng1.pri, whole genome shotgun sequence DNA encoding:
- the LOC118211264 gene encoding homeobox protein Hox-C13a-like, with product MTTSLVLHPRWADTLMYVYEKSPNENNPNKNQAMDGLSGNCPASHCRDLISHPALGRHSGSITTHQGSVYSDISSPDAGRQCPAPQTSSSATLGYGYPFGSPYYGCRLSHSHNMNLQQKPCSYHPSEKYTEPSNTLPTEELSSRAKEFAFYPSFASSYQTVPGYLDVSVVPSISAHPEPRHETLIPVEGYQHWALSNGWDGQVYCSKDQTQSAHLWKSPFPDVVPLQPEVNSYRRGRKKRVPYTKLQLKELEKEYAASKFITKDKRRRISATTNLSERQVTIWFQNRRVKEKKFVCKSKSNAHMHTT